A portion of the Oncorhynchus nerka isolate Pitt River linkage group LG27, Oner_Uvic_2.0, whole genome shotgun sequence genome contains these proteins:
- the LOC115121606 gene encoding C-X-C motif chemokine 13-like, with product MPFKTHYLLVSLTLCWFVALQAFPMNGCAACQKCRCIRTSSAFISPRLFHRIEILPPGAHCRQTEIIVTKKDKATVCVTPDARWINKVIVKLQSTNKKKRSAELPISTTIE from the exons ATGCCTTTCAAGACACACTACCTGTTGGTGTCCCTGACTCTCTGCTGGTTCGTGGCTCTTCAAG CTTTCCCCATGAACGGCTGTGCTGCATGTCAGAAGTGTCGCTGCATCCGGACGTCCTCTGCTTTCATCTCTCCTCGGCTGTTCCACAGGATAGAGATCCTACCTCCAGGTGCCCACTGTCGTCAAACAGAGATCAT CGTTACCAAGAAGGACAAAGCCACCGTCTGTGTGACTCCAGATGCAAGATGGATCAACAAAGTCATTGTCAAGTTACAAAg TACCAACAAGAAGAAGAGAAGTGCAGAACTTCCCATCTCAACCACCATTGAGTGA